GTTCCGCCGAATGGCAAGGTCATAGATGGTGCGGCCATAATCTTCGGCATTGATGATCGAGGCGGCGTCGCCGGCAAGGCGGACGAGGAACTGGGTCGCGGACAGGTCCGCGATCTTTGCGTCTGCAGGGTAGAAGGTCTTCAGGGTGACGGGGGAGGCGGTCTTGCCGGCCCGGATCAGGTGGCTGGCCTTCTCGTAGATGTCCTGGTGGGACGGCACGAAGAAATGATGCGGCTCGAGAAAGTCCGACACGCGATAGAAGGTCTCGTTGTTGACCAGAATGGCGCCAAGAAGCTGCCGCTCGGCTTCCGCGTTATGCGGTGCCAGACGCTGTACGTCTTCTTCCGTTTCGACCTTCTGCAATGTGCCCTTCATATCGTCCCCCGATGACCCAAGTTCATCCGGAATACTCTTTGACCGGGTCGGGCTCAAGGATCAAAAACGGCAGTTTTCGATTCCCACTGACATTCACAGATCAACGGGGAAAGAGTCGAATCGCGCTTGACTCGAAAGCTGTTTGAAGACTCAAGGGGCTAGCTGTTAGTTATTGAAAAAACAGAATTTTTTCCGAAAGTTAATAGACGGTTAATAAATTTGCGTGCGGATTCAACACCTTGGAGCGGACTCTGAAGCCAGTCTTTGAGGCATCCTGCCGGGCTTGAGACTGTCTGGCCGGCTAAACAAAAAACGGCGCTGCAAGCAGCGCCGTTTCTCTCAAGCTCAAGAAGCTGGGTAAGCCGATTAGGCTTCCTCTTCAGCCGGAGTTTCCTCGGAGACGTCGTCGCCTTCCTCGGTGCCTTCAGCTTCTTCTTCTTCTTCTTCGAATTCGAAGACATCCTGTTCCGGCGTGGTGAGGTCTTCACCGGCAGCCTGGCGAACGGCTTCGTCTTCGGAGCGGGCGACGTTGACGCTGATGGCGACTTCGACTTCCGGGTGCAGCTGGATCAGAACGTTGTGCAGGCCGATGGTCTTGATCGGGCTGCGCAGTTCAACCTGGCTGCGGGCAACGGTGAAGCCGGCTGCCGTCAGGCCTTCGGCGATGTCGCGCGTGGAAACGGAACCGTAGAGCTGGCCGGTTTCGCCAGCGGAACGGATCATGACGAGGGATTCGCCGTCGAGCTTTGCAGCAACGGCTTCCGCCTCGCTCTTGCGCTCCAGGTTCCGGGCTTCGAGCTGAGCGCGCTCACGTTCGAAACGCTCGAGGTTGGCCTTGTTGGCGCGCAGCGCCTTGCCCTGCGGCAGCAGGTAGTTACGGGCATAGCCGTCACGTACTTTGACGGTGTCGCCCATCTGGCCGAGCTTTGCGATACGCTCAAGAAGGATGATTTGCATGTCTTTCTCCTACTGTCCCACCTTTTCGGTGGTTAGAGACCGTTTGCCCGCGGTCCCAATCCGGGTCTCCCGGGCTGGCCCGGGAGAAAAGGCCCTCGAAAGAGGAGGGCTTAGCTGATCACGAAAGGCAGCAGGCCGAGCAGGCGGGCGCGCTTGATGGCGCGGGCCAGTTCACGCTGCTTCTTCGCGGAGACCGCGGTGATGCGGCTCGGGACGATCTTGCCGCGCTCGGAAATGTAGCGCTGCAGCAGACGGATGTCCTTGTAGTCGATCTTCGGAGCGTTGGAGCCGGAGAACGGGCAGGTCTTCCGGCGACGGAAGAACGGACGGCGGCTCGGCATTTGTGCGATATCAACCATTATCTCTTACTCCCCTTCAGCCCGGCGCGGAGGACGGCTGCCACCCGGACGGTCGCCGCGGTCGCCACGGCCACCGCCACGGCGGTCGTCGCGGTCACGCTTCTGCATCATTGCAGACGGCTCTTCTTCGAGCTCATCGACGCGGAAGGTCATGTAACGCAGAACGTCTTCGCTGAGGCCCATCTGACGCTCCATCTCGGCAACCGCTGCATGCGGGGCTTCGATGTTCATCAGGGTGTAGTGAGCCTTGCGGTTCTTCTTGATGCGGTAAGCCAGGGTGCGCAGACCCCAGTTTTCCACCTTGCCGACAGTGCCGCCAGCGCCTTCGATGAGGCCCTTGTACTGTTCGACGAGTTGTTCGACCTGCTGGGCCGAAACGTCCTGGCGAGCCAGGAATACGTGCTCGTAAAGAGGCATGGAAACAAGCCTTTCTCATGTTGACAACGCGGGACTGGCGCAGAGCCTCCTCGTAGCCCTCTGAAAGGCACGAGAATTCTAACGAGAGCGGAGACACGGGAAGTCGGATCGTTTGACAGATCCTGGCTTGCGCCCTTCCGTTCAGCCCCCGGCCAAATCCCGGATGAAGCGCGCTCTATACTCTGTTGGGCGCAAAATGCAAGTGCCGAGCTGTCATTTCGCGGCGAAATCGGCAAAATTGGCCTGAACGCGGAATTCTCAGCCGAAATGGCCCGCCTGCGTCAGGCGTTTTTCACATTCAGCCTGGCCAAATCAATCCTGCAAGGCAGATATGCAGGCCGAATTCACGGAAAAGCGCCCGATTCTCGGAATTGAGAGTGTGCAGGGCCTTGACAGTAAGGTCCCGGACGTATCATAGGCTCGCGCCAACATTCGATTTCAGTCCGGAACGGGCTGTCTTATCCGCTTTCAAAAAGCCATGGGCCTGACGCCAGTCACTGATCGGGCCCGCGCACGAGTCTACGGAGGCGTTTCCAGATGACCATCGCATTCACATTCCCCGGACAGGGCAGCCAGAGCGTCGG
This genomic interval from Labrenzia sp. VG12 contains the following:
- the rpsF gene encoding 30S ribosomal protein S6; this encodes MPLYEHVFLARQDVSAQQVEQLVEQYKGLIEGAGGTVGKVENWGLRTLAYRIKKNRKAHYTLMNIEAPHAAVAEMERQMGLSEDVLRYMTFRVDELEEEPSAMMQKRDRDDRRGGGRGDRGDRPGGSRPPRRAEGE
- the rplI gene encoding 50S ribosomal protein L9 is translated as MQIILLERIAKLGQMGDTVKVRDGYARNYLLPQGKALRANKANLERFERERAQLEARNLERKSEAEAVAAKLDGESLVMIRSAGETGQLYGSVSTRDIAEGLTAAGFTVARSQVELRSPIKTIGLHNVLIQLHPEVEVAISVNVARSEDEAVRQAAGEDLTTPEQDVFEFEEEEEEAEGTEEGDDVSEETPAEEEA
- the rpsR gene encoding 30S ribosomal protein S18, translated to MVDIAQMPSRRPFFRRRKTCPFSGSNAPKIDYKDIRLLQRYISERGKIVPSRITAVSAKKQRELARAIKRARLLGLLPFVIS